ACGCTGGAACAGACCGCCCTGGAGGTCCGCAAGGACGTGGTGCGCATGATCGGGGTGGCCCGCTCCGGGCGCCTGGACTCCGCCCTCTCCCTGGTGGACCTGCTGACCTACCTTTATTGGGAGGTGTTGCGGGTGGACCCCGACCGTCCTCGGGACCCGGGGAGGGATCGGTTCCTCCTGAGCAAGGGACGGGGGTGCCCCGCCCTCTACGCCGTGCTTTCCCGGAGAGGGTTTTTCCCCAGGGAGGAGCTGTGGAGCTTCCGCCGCCTGGGGGCTCTCCTCCAGGGGTACCCGGAGGTGGGGCGCGTTCCCGGGGTGGAGGCGCCGGGAGGGTCTATGGGCATGGGGCTGGGGCTGGCGGTGGGACTTTCTCTGGCTCTGCGGCTGGACGGTTTTCCGAGCCGGGTCTTCTGCCTTCTGGGGGATGGAGAGCTTCAGGAGGGGGCGGTGTGGGAAGCGGCTCTCTCCGCTTCGGTCCGCCGCCTGGGACATCTGGTGGCCCTGGTGGAAGCCAACGAACACCACGAGGAGGGGCCCTGGAAGGCGGTCAAGGGCATCGAACCCATCCGCAGGAAGCTGGAGGCCTTCGGCTGGGAGGTGCTGGACGCGGAAGGGCACGACATGGAAAAACTGGAGGAGGCCTTCTGTGGTCTGAGGGAGGACCGGGAGGCTCCCATGGCGATCCTCCTGCGCACCCAGACGGGCAAGGGGGTCTCCTTCGCGGAGGAGGGCCGGGGGGGAGACCGTGGCCTTTCCCGGGAAGACGTGGACCGGGCCTTGAGCGAGCTGGAGGTCCGGGGAGGGGGAACGGGGGATGCGTAGCGAACCCGGGGGAAGCACCACTTGGGAGGCCTACTGCCAGGGACTGGAGGAGATGGGTCCCCTGTGTCCGAATCTGGTGGTGGTGGATGCCAGCAGGTCTTCGGTCCCGGATCGGGGGTTTGTCGCCCTCTGTCCCGACCGTTTTTTCCCCGCGGGGGTGTCGGAACAGGACCTGGTCCTCACCGCCGCGGGGCTTGCCCTGGGGGGGAAGACCGTCTTCGCGTCCTCCTGCGCTCCCTTCCTGGTGGGGCGGGCCTACGACCAGATCCGTTCCGCCGTGGCGATCCCCGATCTCCCCGTATGTCTGGTCACCACCCGGGGAGGAGTCACCGCCGGGCAGGACGGGGCGGACCACCAGATGGTGGAGGACCTGGCGGTGATGCGGGTGCTTCCCCACATGTCCGTTCTGGTCCCTGCGGATGGGACCTCCACCCGGGGACTCGTGCGCCGACTGAGCCGCATGGAGGGGCCCGCCTACCTGCGTCTCGGCCTCTGTCCCCTGCCGTCGCTGTACGGACCCCAGGACGGGGAGTTCCACCCCGGGGGGGCGCGGCTTCTGACCCAGGGAGACGGAGTGACCCTCTGCGCCTGTGGTATCATGGTCCACGAAGCTCTGAAGGCAGCGCGAATCCTGCAACGCCAGGGTATCGAAGCGGAAGTGATCGACTGCTACAGCGTCAAGCCCCTCCCGGAACAGACCATCCTCGCCTCCGTCCGACGGACGGGGTGCTGTGTGGTGGCGGAGGAGCACAGCCGCATCGGAGGGCTGGGAAGCGCCGTGGCGGAGTGCCTGGGACGGGAGTATCCCGTCCCCCTGCGTTTCGTGGCGGTGGAGGACCGGTTCGGCCAGAGCGGCATGCCCGAGGAGTTGCAGGAATACTACGGGCTGACCTTTCGGCAGATTGTGGGAGGGGCCGTGCAGGTTTGGGCCATGCGCAGGAGGTGACCGATGGATATACGGCTTTCGGGGGTCACGAAGATCTTCCACCCCGACATCACCGCCCTGGAGGACGTGTACCTGGAGATCCCCAAGGGAGAGTTCGTGTACCTGGTAGGCCCCACCGGATCGGGCAAGACCACCCTGATGCGCACCATCACCCGGGAGGTGGTCCCCAGCCGGGGACAGATCACCGTAGGGGCCTTTAGCCTCAGAAAGATCAGCCGGATGGACCTTTCCCTCTTCCGGCGGGACGTGGGGGTGGTCTTCCAGGATTTCTGCCTGCTGCCCCACCTGAACGTCTTCGAGAACGTGGCCTTCGTCCTGGAGGTCCTGGGCATGCCCGCCCGGGAGGTGAAGGAGCGCACGGGAGAGGTCCTGGACCGGGTGAACCTCTGGCGACGTCGGTTCCTCTATCCTCCCCAGCTCTCCGGGGGGGAGCAGCAGCGGGTGGCCATCGCCCGGGCTATCGTGAACTCCCCCTCCATCCTGCTGGCGGACGAGCCCACGGGCAACCTGGACCTCCACACCGCCGAGGAGATCATGCAGCTCATCCTGTCCATCAACGCCCTGGGGGCGACGGTGCTCATGGCCACCCACAACCAGTACCTGGTGGATGCCTACCGCCAGCGGGTGGTGGAGCTGAAGATGGGCCGGGTGGTGCGGGACGAGACGAGAGGCAGGTACGAGATCGATGGCGAGCTTTAGGTACGCCTTTCGGGACGGAGTCCGGCTCATCTTCCGTCACTGGGGGCTGAGCTTTCTCACCCTGTTCACCTCCGTGGCGGTGTTCTACCTCATCGGCAGCAGCGTGCTCTTCGTCATGAACGCCCGCCACGTGGTGCGGACCCTGGAGGGGGAGCTTTCCATCCAGGCCTATATGAAGCCTGACGCGGACATGGAGGCGACGGCCCAGCGGGTGCGCCGCCTCCCCGGCGTGAAGGCCGTGGAGATCATCACCGCCGAGAAGGCCTTGGAGCGGCTCAAGGCTCGGCTGGGCAATCAGGCCCAGGCGGTCACCCTCCTGGGGGAGAACCCCCTGCCCCCCAGCCTGGAGATCTGGGTGGTCCGGGCCTCCCACGTGTCCTCCGTGGCTCGGGAGCTGGTGGCTCTGGATTCGGTGCAGGACGTGGTCTACGCAGGGAAGCTGGCGGAGAAGCTCTCCAAGCTCTCCCGGTTCGCCAGTCGCTTCTCCCTCATCATGCTGCTGGTGGCCATCACCGCCAGCGGGGTGGTGCTCTTCAACACCATCCGCATCGCCGTCTACTCCAAGGAGGAGGAGATCGGCATCATGCTGATGGTGGGGGCCACCCCGGCCTTCGTGGCCTTTCCCTTCGTGGTCCAGGGGGTCTTCCTGGGCAGCGCCGGGGCCCTGGTGGCCGCAGGCCTCCTCGGGGTCTCCTACGGAGCCGCCCTGGATCGTCTCAAGGACCTGCTGCCCTTCCTTCCGTTCCTGCAGGATCGGGGGCTGACCCTGCGCCTCGGGGGAATCCTGGTGGGAGCCGGCGCCACGGTGAGCCTCATCGCCAGCCTCATGGCGGTGGAGCGCTTCATCCGCCGTGCTCTGAGGCCTTTGTAGCGGACCATGCGATTTAGCCGAACGGGCCGCTCCCTTCTGGCCGGTCTTCTGCTGGTGTGGGGAGGCTTCGCCCTGGGAGGGTCCGTCCTTTCCGGGCCTGCGTGGGCCGCGCCTTCCCCCAAGGAGCTGGAACAGAAGCTCCGCAAGGAAGAGAAGCGGCTGGATCGGGTGCAGGGCCAGATCTCCTACCACAAGAAAAAGGTCACGGAGATGGCGGGGAGGGAGAAAGGGGTCATCCAGGAAATCGAAGGGCTGGCCCAACAGGTGACCGTCACGGAGCAGCGCATGACGGTGCTTCAGCTTAAGCGATCCAAGGTCCAGAACCGCATGGGGGAGCTGGTCCAGGAGATCCGAAAGACCTCCGGCAGGATCGGCGAAGTGAAGGACCTCCTCAAGGAGCGGCTGGTGACCATCTACAAGTACGGCGGGGTGGCGGAGTTCAACCTGCTCCTCTCCGCCCCGGGAGCCCGGGACGCCCTGGCCACCTCCTATCTGTTGGGGAAGATCGCCGACCAGGACCAGCGCCTCATCCGGGAGCTTTCGGACCGCAAAACCCGCCTGGACGCGGCGCATCTGGAGCTTCGGGAACAGAAATCCCTTCTGGAGAATCAGAACCGGCAGCTGCAGGGCCAGAAGCGGGAACTCCAGGTGGCCACGACCCGGCGCAACGTCCTCCTGACCCGGGTGCGCCGGGAGAAGAGTCTCCACATGGAAAGCCTGGACGAGGCCCTGCGGATGGAGCGGGAACTGAACAACACCATCACCCGGCTCATGGAGGAGAAGCGCCGCCTGGCGGCCCTGAAGAAGGACAAGCCTGCGGTGGTGTACTACAAGGGGGGACGGTTCCAGTGGCCCCATCGGGGGCGTATCATGAGCCCCTTCGGCGTGCGGGTCCACCCGGTGTTCCGCACTCGGATCATGCACACGGGCATCGACATCGACGGGCGGCACGGCGAACCGGTGCGCGCCGCGGAGAGCGGGGAGGCCCTTTTCTGCGGTTGGCTTCGGGGGTACGGTCAGGTGGTGATCCTGGACCACGGGGGAAACCTCACCACGGTGTACGCCCACCTCTCCAAGATCGAGGTGTCCGAGGGGGAGCGGGTCAAGGCAGGGGATCTGATCGGCCGCATCGGGGCCACGGGGGTGGCCACGGGGTCCCACCTACACTTCGAGGTGCGGGTGAACGGCAAGGCCACCAACCCCATGAAATACCTGCAGTGAGGAACGATCAAGGCCCGAGGTTCCGCCAAGGGGGCGGGGGCCGGACGACGGAGGAAGGTTCGGGATCGTGATGTGGAAGCGGATGCGCGACATGGTGTGCGGCGTCGTCCTGGGAGCCCTGGTGGTGACGGGCATCCTGGCGGCCAACGCGGGGGACGGAACCCCCACGGACGGCAGCCGGGGACTGCCTTTCAGCCCCCAGAACCTGATGATCCTCAAGCAGGCTCGGTCCATCCTGGAGCTGTACCACGTGGACGGGGACAAGGGACCGGGAGAGAAGAAGCTCTTCTACGGGGCCATGAAGGGTGTGGTGGGGGCCACGGGGGACCCCTACACCCGGTTCGTGGAGCCGGAGCAGCTCAAGGAAGAGAGCATCGAGATGGAGGGCCAGTACGGGGGCCTGGGGATCTACATCGGCCAGAAGGACCGCAAGACCCTGGTCATCAGCCCCATCGAGGGGACCCCGGCGGACCGGGCGGGACTCAAGCCCATGGACGAGATCGTCAAGGTGGGGGACAAGGTCATCGTGGGCATGGACCAGAACGAAGTGGTCAAGATGCTTCGCGGTCCCGCAAAAACCAAGGTCCGGATCTGGGTGCGGCGCAACGGCAAGGACCAGCTTCTGAAGTTCGACCTGGTCCGCGAGGTGGTCCGCATCAAGTCCGCCCGGATGGAGATGCTCCCCGGCGGGTACGCCTACATCCGCCTGGTGCACTTCAACCAGAAGTCCGGGGCGGAGCTTCAGGAGGCCATCCGGACGGCGGAGTCCAAGAACGCCAAGGGGATCCTCCTGGACCTGCGGAACAACCCGGGAGGGCTCCTCAACGCGGCGGTGGACGTGGCCTCCCTCTTCCTGGACGGGGGCCTGGTGGTGGGCATGAAGGGCCGGGTGGAGAAGGCCAACGACACCCTCTACGCCGATTCGGGGAAGAACACCCGCCTTCCCGCGGTGGTGCTCATCAACGAGGGAAGCGCCAGCGCCTCGGAGATCGTCGCGGGGGCCCTGCAGGACCGCAAACGGGCCGTGCTGGTGGGCAAGAAGAGCTTCGGCAAGGGGTCCGTGCAGACCCTATTCAACCTCCCCGACGGGGCGGGGATGTACGTCACCATCGCCCGTTACTACACCCCCTCCGGCAAGGTGATCGACCACGTGGGTCTGGTGCCGGACGTGAAGGTGGAGGGAGAACCCCAGCGGGATCTGAAGAAGGATAAGCAGGTGCAGAAGGGCC
The sequence above is drawn from the Aminomonas paucivorans DSM 12260 genome and encodes:
- a CDS encoding murein hydrolase activator EnvC family protein, which gives rise to MRFSRTGRSLLAGLLLVWGGFALGGSVLSGPAWAAPSPKELEQKLRKEEKRLDRVQGQISYHKKKVTEMAGREKGVIQEIEGLAQQVTVTEQRMTVLQLKRSKVQNRMGELVQEIRKTSGRIGEVKDLLKERLVTIYKYGGVAEFNLLLSAPGARDALATSYLLGKIADQDQRLIRELSDRKTRLDAAHLELREQKSLLENQNRQLQGQKRELQVATTRRNVLLTRVRREKSLHMESLDEALRMERELNNTITRLMEEKRRLAALKKDKPAVVYYKGGRFQWPHRGRIMSPFGVRVHPVFRTRIMHTGIDIDGRHGEPVRAAESGEALFCGWLRGYGQVVILDHGGNLTTVYAHLSKIEVSEGERVKAGDLIGRIGATGVATGSHLHFEVRVNGKATNPMKYLQ
- a CDS encoding transketolase family protein — encoded protein: MRSEPGGSTTWEAYCQGLEEMGPLCPNLVVVDASRSSVPDRGFVALCPDRFFPAGVSEQDLVLTAAGLALGGKTVFASSCAPFLVGRAYDQIRSAVAIPDLPVCLVTTRGGVTAGQDGADHQMVEDLAVMRVLPHMSVLVPADGTSTRGLVRRLSRMEGPAYLRLGLCPLPSLYGPQDGEFHPGGARLLTQGDGVTLCACGIMVHEALKAARILQRQGIEAEVIDCYSVKPLPEQTILASVRRTGCCVVAEEHSRIGGLGSAVAECLGREYPVPLRFVAVEDRFGQSGMPEELQEYYGLTFRQIVGGAVQVWAMRRR
- a CDS encoding cell division ATP-binding protein FtsE, producing the protein MDIRLSGVTKIFHPDITALEDVYLEIPKGEFVYLVGPTGSGKTTLMRTITREVVPSRGQITVGAFSLRKISRMDLSLFRRDVGVVFQDFCLLPHLNVFENVAFVLEVLGMPAREVKERTGEVLDRVNLWRRRFLYPPQLSGGEQQRVAIARAIVNSPSILLADEPTGNLDLHTAEEIMQLILSINALGATVLMATHNQYLVDAYRQRVVELKMGRVVRDETRGRYEIDGEL
- a CDS encoding cell division protein FtsX, with the protein product MASFRYAFRDGVRLIFRHWGLSFLTLFTSVAVFYLIGSSVLFVMNARHVVRTLEGELSIQAYMKPDADMEATAQRVRRLPGVKAVEIITAEKALERLKARLGNQAQAVTLLGENPLPPSLEIWVVRASHVSSVARELVALDSVQDVVYAGKLAEKLSKLSRFASRFSLIMLLVAITASGVVLFNTIRIAVYSKEEEIGIMLMVGATPAFVAFPFVVQGVFLGSAGALVAAGLLGVSYGAALDRLKDLLPFLPFLQDRGLTLRLGGILVGAGATVSLIASLMAVERFIRRALRPL
- a CDS encoding transketolase; translated protein: MTPEHRETLEQTALEVRKDVVRMIGVARSGRLDSALSLVDLLTYLYWEVLRVDPDRPRDPGRDRFLLSKGRGCPALYAVLSRRGFFPREELWSFRRLGALLQGYPEVGRVPGVEAPGGSMGMGLGLAVGLSLALRLDGFPSRVFCLLGDGELQEGAVWEAALSASVRRLGHLVALVEANEHHEEGPWKAVKGIEPIRRKLEAFGWEVLDAEGHDMEKLEEAFCGLREDREAPMAILLRTQTGKGVSFAEEGRGGDRGLSREDVDRALSELEVRGGGTGDA
- a CDS encoding S41 family peptidase, with the translated sequence MWKRMRDMVCGVVLGALVVTGILAANAGDGTPTDGSRGLPFSPQNLMILKQARSILELYHVDGDKGPGEKKLFYGAMKGVVGATGDPYTRFVEPEQLKEESIEMEGQYGGLGIYIGQKDRKTLVISPIEGTPADRAGLKPMDEIVKVGDKVIVGMDQNEVVKMLRGPAKTKVRIWVRRNGKDQLLKFDLVREVVRIKSARMEMLPGGYAYIRLVHFNQKSGAELQEAIRTAESKNAKGILLDLRNNPGGLLNAAVDVASLFLDGGLVVGMKGRVEKANDTLYADSGKNTRLPAVVLINEGSASASEIVAGALQDRKRAVLVGKKSFGKGSVQTLFNLPDGAGMYVTIARYYTPSGKVIDHVGLVPDVKVEGEPQRDLKKDKQVQKGLAILKAKTKGS